The following nucleotide sequence is from Deltaproteobacteria bacterium.
GGGTGAAGGATCAGGAGCTGATGCTCTTCACCCGCCAGTTTCAGACGCTGTTCAAGGCGGGGATGGACATGGAGACCATTTTGACAACGCTGGCCAATCAGACCAAAAACAAATATTTTTCCGAGGCGCTCACCCGCATCCGGACCGACATCTCCGCCGGCTCCAACCTTGCGCGCGCCTTTGCCCAGCATCCGAAAATTTTTCCTGAGCTCTACACCAACATGCTGGCCACCGGCGAGGAGGCGGGCATTTTGGACGAGGTCCTCTCCCAACTGTCCACCCTTCTCGAAAAGGACATCTCGCTTAAAACCTCGGTCAAGTCGGCCACCCTCTATCCGAAAATCGTCATCTTTGTCCTCATCATGGCCACGGTTGTGATGATGACCGTTGTCGTCCCCAAATTCGCCGGTTTTTTTGCCCACTACAAGGCCGAACTCCCCCTTCCGACAAAAATTCTGATGGCGGTCAGCTACTTTTTCCACGACTATACCCATGTGGTCCTGGGGATCGTCGGCGGTATTGTCTTTGCCTTCAAGCGGTGGCGCGCCACCGTCCGCGGGCGGCTGACGGTGGACAAGCTCAAATGGAAGATCCCCGTCTTCGGCGCGCTGGGGATCATGGTGGCCAACGCCCGCTTCGCCAACATCCTGGGCGCCCTCTACAAGGCGGGGATCACCGTGAGCCGGGCGCTTTCCATCACCGCGCTGACCATCGGGAACGCCGCCTTCACGCGCGAGATGGAGCTGGTCCGCGGGGAGATCGACAAGGGGAAAGGGATCGCCGAGGCGATGCGGCAGACAAAATATTTGAGCCCGCTGTTGATCGAGACGACGGCGATCGGTGAGCGCTCCGGCTCGCTGGACGAACTTTATTTTTCGATCGGCTCGCATTTCGACATGGAGGTGAACCACACGCTTAAAAACCTGACTACCCTTCTGGAACCGATGTTGCTGGTATGCATCTTCGGGATGGTGACGGTT
It contains:
- a CDS encoding type II secretion system F family protein; amino-acid sequence: MTTYSYRARDLNGLLITGTYDGEAPESVRGWLSEQGLIPIVVKKGSAVLSKNLFGDLFKGVKDQELMLFTRQFQTLFKAGMDMETILTTLANQTKNKYFSEALTRIRTDISAGSNLARAFAQHPKIFPELYTNMLATGEEAGILDEVLSQLSTLLEKDISLKTSVKSATLYPKIVIFVLIMATVVMMTVVVPKFAGFFAHYKAELPLPTKILMAVSYFFHDYTHVVLGIVGGIVFAFKRWRATVRGRLTVDKLKWKIPVFGALGIMVANARFANILGALYKAGITVSRALSITALTIGNAAFTREMELVRGEIDKGKGIAEAMRQTKYLSPLLIETTAIGERSGSLDELYFSIGSHFDMEVNHTLKNLTTLLEPMLLVCIFGMVTVFALAIFLPIWGMSQAVLH